A stretch of the Staphylococcus sp. NRL 16/872 genome encodes the following:
- the ptsP gene encoding phosphoenolpyruvate--protein phosphotransferase → MSNLIKGIAASDGVAIAKAYLLVEPDLSFTNEKVTDTDAEIKKFRNALEASKIELTKIRNNAEKQLGPDKAAIFDAHLLVLDDPELIQPIEDKIANEKASAPEALHEVTTQFITIFESMDNEYMRERAADIRDVSKRVLAHLLGVDLPNPSMIDESVVIVGNDLTPSDTAQLNKEFVQGFVTNIGGRTSHSAIMSRSLEIAAVVGTKSITKEVKQGDMIIVDGTTGDVIVDPTEDELIAYQNKRERFFEDKKELQKLRDAETVTIDGEHAELAANIGTPDDLYGVMENGAEGIGLYRTEFLYMGRDQMPTEDEQFEAYKKVLETMKDKRVVVRTLDIGGDKELPYLNLPKEMNPFLGYRAIRLCLDQQDIFRTQLRALLRASAYGKLNIMFPMVATINEFRDAKAILLEEKENLKNDGHEVSDEIELGIMVEIPSTAALADVFAKEVDFFSIGTNDLIQYTMAADRMSERVSYLYQPYNPAILRLVKQVIEASHKEGKWTGMCGEMAGDETAIPLLLGLGLDEFSMSATSILKARRQINGLSKNEMAELAHRAINCATQDEVKDLVNNISK, encoded by the coding sequence ATGTCTAACTTAATTAAAGGTATTGCTGCGTCTGATGGCGTCGCAATTGCTAAAGCATATTTATTAGTAGAGCCAGATTTATCATTTACTAATGAAAAAGTCACTGATACTGATGCTGAAATTAAAAAATTTAGAAATGCGTTAGAAGCTTCTAAAATTGAGTTAACTAAAATCAGAAATAACGCTGAAAAACAATTAGGTCCTGATAAAGCTGCTATCTTTGATGCACATTTATTAGTACTTGATGATCCTGAGTTAATTCAACCAATCGAAGATAAAATTGCGAATGAAAAAGCAAGTGCTCCAGAAGCATTACATGAAGTCACTACGCAATTTATTACAATCTTTGAATCAATGGATAATGAATACATGAGAGAGCGTGCTGCAGATATTAGAGACGTTTCTAAACGTGTGTTAGCACATCTTTTAGGTGTTGATTTACCTAACCCAAGTATGATTGATGAAAGTGTAGTTATCGTCGGAAATGATTTAACACCTTCTGACACTGCACAATTAAACAAAGAATTTGTTCAAGGCTTCGTTACTAATATTGGTGGACGTACTAGTCACTCAGCAATTATGAGTCGTTCATTAGAAATTGCTGCGGTAGTAGGAACTAAATCAATTACGAAAGAAGTTAAACAAGGTGACATGATTATTGTTGACGGTACAACTGGTGACGTAATCGTTGATCCTACTGAAGATGAATTAATTGCTTATCAAAACAAACGTGAACGTTTCTTTGAAGATAAGAAAGAATTACAAAAATTACGTGATGCAGAAACTGTCACTATTGACGGTGAACATGCTGAATTAGCTGCAAATATCGGTACGCCTGACGATTTATATGGCGTAATGGAAAATGGCGCTGAAGGTATTGGTTTATATAGAACGGAATTCCTTTATATGGGTAGAGATCAAATGCCAACTGAAGATGAGCAATTTGAAGCCTATAAAAAAGTGCTTGAAACGATGAAAGATAAACGCGTAGTTGTACGTACTTTAGATATCGGTGGGGATAAAGAATTACCTTACTTGAATTTACCTAAAGAAATGAATCCATTCTTAGGATATCGTGCAATACGTTTATGTTTAGATCAACAAGATATTTTCAGAACGCAATTACGTGCATTATTACGTGCATCTGCATACGGTAAATTAAATATTATGTTCCCAATGGTAGCAACTATTAATGAATTCCGCGATGCAAAAGCGATTCTTTTAGAAGAAAAAGAAAACCTTAAAAACGATGGTCACGAAGTGTCAGATGAAATTGAATTAGGTATCATGGTTGAAATTCCATCAACTGCTGCTTTAGCAGACGTATTCGCTAAAGAAGTTGATTTCTTCAGCATTGGTACGAATGATTTAATTCAATATACTATGGCAGCTGACCGTATGTCAGAACGTGTTTCTTACTTATACCAACCATATAATCCAGCGATATTACGCTTGGTTAAACAAGTTATTGAAGCTTCTCATAAAGAAGGTAAATGGACTGGTATGTGTGGTGAAATGGCTGGAGACGAAACAGCTATTCCATTATTATTAGGTTTAGGATTAGATGAATTCTCTATGAGTGCAACATCTATTTTAAAAGCTAGAAGACAAATTAATGGTCTAAGTAAAAATGAAATGGCAGAATTAGCGCATCGCGCAATTAATTGTGCGACACAAGATGAAGTCAAAGATTTAGTAAATAATATCTCTAAATAA
- a CDS encoding ECF transporter S component — protein sequence MSKGLKLSEILVTVLIAVVFAIIYNLWWLPYNFAQVAGIHLEQLTYGVWFMAAVVAYLIIPKPGIALIAEFAAGAGETIVMGKFDIPTIIYAVLQGLACEIVFAIFKYKSRSLMVAALAGLATALISFPVDYFYGYLKDVAAWNLVLFIVFRAISGIVLAGILSWLIVKALDQTGVTKLFRPASQKDYDNL from the coding sequence ATGTCAAAAGGTTTAAAGCTATCAGAAATCTTAGTAACAGTACTGATAGCAGTTGTATTTGCAATAATTTATAACTTATGGTGGTTACCATACAACTTTGCTCAAGTAGCAGGGATTCACTTAGAGCAATTAACTTATGGGGTTTGGTTTATGGCTGCTGTAGTAGCATATTTAATCATTCCTAAACCAGGTATCGCTTTAATAGCTGAGTTTGCTGCAGGTGCTGGTGAAACGATTGTAATGGGTAAATTCGATATTCCAACTATCATCTACGCAGTTTTACAAGGTTTAGCATGTGAAATTGTATTTGCTATTTTCAAATATAAATCACGTTCATTAATGGTAGCTGCTTTGGCTGGTTTAGCAACTGCATTAATCTCATTCCCAGTTGATTATTTTTATGGTTATTTAAAAGATGTAGCTGCATGGAACTTAGTATTATTTATTGTTTTCCGTGCAATCAGTGGCATTGTACTTGCAGGAATACTATCATGGTTAATTGTTAAAGCGCTTGATCAAACAGGCGTTACTAAATTATTCCGCCCTGCTTCTCAAAAAGATTACGACAACCTATAA
- the purD gene encoding phosphoribosylamine--glycine ligase: MNVLVIGAGGREHALVSKLHQSPLIQQLFAIPGNDAMEHMAETHTEIAENDHKAILKFVKENNVEWVVIGPEQPLIDGLSDRLCQANVKVFGPNKEAAQIEGSKLFAKQLMEKYNIPTADYKEVNSKTEALDYVNQCELPIVAKKDGLAAGKGVIIAETREDAIEAVKTLYPEEQGKVVFEQFLEGEEFSLMTFINGDYAVPFDCIAQDHKRAYDNDEGPNTGGMGAYCPVPHISEDVLKRTDKEIAQPIAKAMKAEGYEYFGLLYIGAILTSEGPKVIEFNARFGDPEAQVLLSRLESDLMAQIVALDRKEPIRFQWQDDYVVGVMLASKGYPSSYEKGAKVTGFELNENYFVSGLRKEDDAFVTSGGRVLLAVGKGATIEEAQKAAYSNVEKVESDNLFYRHDIGNKALK, encoded by the coding sequence ATGAATGTTTTAGTTATAGGTGCAGGTGGACGTGAACACGCTTTAGTTTCTAAATTACATCAATCGCCATTGATTCAACAGTTATTTGCTATTCCAGGCAATGATGCTATGGAGCATATGGCAGAAACACATACTGAAATTGCTGAAAATGATCATAAAGCTATTTTAAAGTTTGTAAAGGAAAATAATGTTGAATGGGTAGTTATCGGTCCTGAACAACCGCTAATTGATGGTTTATCTGATCGATTGTGTCAAGCGAATGTTAAAGTGTTTGGCCCGAATAAAGAAGCAGCACAAATAGAAGGTTCAAAATTATTTGCTAAGCAATTAATGGAAAAATACAATATTCCAACTGCGGATTATAAAGAAGTGAATTCTAAAACTGAGGCGCTTGATTATGTAAATCAATGCGAGTTGCCAATTGTAGCTAAAAAAGATGGTTTGGCAGCTGGTAAAGGCGTCATTATCGCTGAAACACGTGAAGATGCGATTGAAGCGGTCAAAACCCTATATCCAGAAGAACAAGGCAAAGTTGTATTTGAGCAATTTTTAGAAGGCGAAGAATTCTCATTAATGACCTTTATCAACGGCGACTATGCAGTACCATTTGACTGTATCGCCCAAGATCATAAACGTGCTTATGATAACGATGAAGGACCAAATACTGGTGGCATGGGCGCGTATTGTCCAGTCCCTCATATTTCTGAAGATGTTCTAAAACGTACGGATAAAGAAATTGCTCAACCTATTGCGAAAGCGATGAAAGCAGAAGGGTATGAGTACTTTGGATTGCTTTATATTGGAGCAATTTTAACATCTGAAGGCCCTAAAGTCATAGAATTTAATGCGCGTTTTGGCGATCCTGAAGCCCAAGTATTATTAAGTCGTTTAGAAAGTGATTTAATGGCTCAAATCGTCGCTTTAGACCGTAAAGAACCTATCCGTTTCCAATGGCAAGATGACTATGTCGTAGGTGTGATGTTAGCATCTAAAGGCTATCCAAGTAGCTATGAGAAAGGTGCCAAAGTAACAGGATTCGAATTAAATGAAAATTATTTCGTAAGTGGTTTACGTAAAGAAGATGATGCCTTCGTTACTTCAGGAGGCAGAGTTTTATTAGCTGTTGGAAAAGGGGCAACAATTGAAGAAGCGCAAAAAGCAGCTTATAGTAACGTGGAAAAAGTAGAAAGCGATAATCTATTCTATCGTCACGACATAGGAAATAAAGCATTGAAATAA
- the graF gene encoding glycopeptide resistance-associated protein GraF: MTNEDAKKSAAEKAKETEEKLKEQNEEKTDDLEQTKQDVQDTLD, translated from the coding sequence ATGACAAATGAAGATGCTAAAAAATCAGCAGCTGAAAAAGCAAAAGAAACTGAAGAAAAATTAAAAGAACAAAATGAAGAAAAAACTGATGACCTTGAACAAACAAAACAAGATGTTCAAGATACTTTAGATTAA
- a CDS encoding ABC transporter ATP-binding protein, whose protein sequence is MLRVKNLRLKYPNGNRKIFDNLNIEIKDKQKVLLLGPSGSGKSTLLNVLSGIVPNLIELPMKYDELEIDSHSGVIFQDPDTQFCMPKVYEELAFVLENKQVPRHEMDHQIEEALASVDLKVTEDTFVNNLSGGMKQKLAIVETILQEANTLFLDEPTAMLDVDATADLWKKLIHLWADQTVLIVEHKVEHIWEYVDRVILMNYEGEIIADNTPHYILQNCEPLLSEYGVWHPHAWEHAPNSKALYPDKNEILLDYKNGEIIRGKKELFTVDDLSVYPGEWITITGKNGAGKTSLLESILQLIKYKGHMFYQDKQLKKIKDAAKHMYLVYQNPELQFITNSVYDEINIHYNHLDRKAAENETQQLLKLLHLDNVKDQHPFELSMGQKRRLSVATALSSKADIILLDEPTFGLDSHNTFQLIELFQERVSNGQTIIMVTHDPEIIHRYPTRQLNVENGRLKEMVGECHV, encoded by the coding sequence GTGTTAAGAGTTAAAAATTTACGCCTAAAATACCCAAATGGTAATCGAAAAATATTCGATAACTTAAATATTGAAATTAAAGATAAACAAAAAGTGCTTTTACTAGGTCCCTCAGGATCTGGTAAAAGCACATTGCTTAATGTTTTAAGTGGTATCGTTCCTAATCTCATTGAACTTCCAATGAAGTATGATGAGTTAGAAATTGATTCCCATTCTGGAGTAATCTTTCAAGATCCAGATACACAATTTTGTATGCCTAAGGTATATGAAGAATTAGCATTTGTACTTGAAAATAAACAAGTGCCTCGTCATGAAATGGATCACCAAATTGAAGAGGCTCTTGCTTCAGTAGATTTAAAGGTTACTGAAGATACTTTCGTTAATAACTTGAGTGGCGGTATGAAACAGAAATTAGCAATTGTAGAAACCATTTTACAAGAAGCTAATACCCTTTTTTTAGATGAACCTACTGCCATGTTAGATGTAGATGCTACAGCAGATTTATGGAAAAAATTAATCCATTTGTGGGCAGATCAAACAGTGCTTATTGTAGAACACAAAGTGGAACATATTTGGGAATATGTTGACCGTGTTATTTTAATGAATTACGAAGGTGAAATTATCGCTGATAATACCCCACATTATATTCTTCAAAATTGTGAACCTTTGCTTTCAGAATATGGAGTATGGCACCCTCATGCCTGGGAACACGCCCCCAATTCAAAAGCACTATACCCAGATAAAAATGAAATATTATTAGATTATAAAAATGGGGAAATTATTCGTGGTAAAAAAGAATTGTTTACTGTAGATGACTTAAGTGTTTATCCAGGAGAATGGATTACTATTACTGGTAAAAATGGAGCCGGTAAGACTTCTTTATTAGAATCTATTCTGCAATTAATTAAATACAAAGGACACATGTTCTATCAAGATAAACAATTGAAAAAAATAAAAGATGCTGCTAAACACATGTATTTAGTTTATCAAAACCCTGAACTTCAATTTATCACTAATTCAGTGTATGACGAAATTAATATTCATTATAATCATCTAGACCGTAAAGCTGCAGAGAACGAAACGCAACAGTTATTAAAACTTTTACATTTAGACAATGTTAAAGATCAACATCCTTTTGAATTATCAATGGGCCAAAAGCGTCGTTTAAGTGTAGCAACTGCTTTAAGTTCAAAAGCTGACATCATTTTACTTGATGAACCCACGTTTGGTTTAGATAGTCATAATACATTTCAATTAATAGAGTTATTCCAAGAACGTGTGTCTAATGGTCAAACAATTATCATGGTGACACATGATCCTGAAATCATTCATCGTTATCCAACTCGCCAATTAAATGTTGAAAATGGACGACTTAAAGAGATGGTAGGTGAATGTCATGTTTGA
- a CDS encoding phosphocarrier protein HPr produces MEQKSYVIIDETGIHARPATMLVQTASKFDSDIQLEYNGKKVNLKSIMGVMSLGVGKDAEITIYADGSDEQDAIQAISDVLSKEGLTE; encoded by the coding sequence ATGGAACAAAAATCTTATGTAATTATCGATGAAACTGGTATTCATGCACGTCCTGCAACTATGTTAGTTCAAACTGCATCAAAATTTGATTCAGATATTCAATTAGAATACAACGGTAAAAAAGTCAACTTAAAATCTATCATGGGTGTTATGAGTTTAGGCGTAGGTAAAGATGCTGAAATCACTATCTATGCTGACGGAAGCGATGAACAAGACGCAATTCAAGCTATCAGTGATGTCTTATCTAAAGAAGGTTTAACTGAGTAA
- a CDS encoding DUF697 domain-containing protein has translation MGIMNRFTNNMTNKVGNKVLNMEEIKEKSALPTTKEEIEERRVRAEALVKKKSLLSSGMSVVPIPGLDFGVDIKLMRDIIEDVNKIYGLDHKQVNNLGDDVRERVLAAAAIQGSSFVGKKVSSAVLKVVVRDMAKRAAAKQTKWFPVVGQAVSASISYYFMNKLGRDHIEKCEKVLYDII, from the coding sequence ATGGGAATTATGAATAGATTTACAAATAATATGACAAATAAAGTAGGTAACAAAGTATTAAATATGGAAGAAATTAAAGAAAAAAGCGCTTTACCTACTACAAAAGAAGAAATTGAAGAGCGTAGAGTGAGAGCGGAAGCTCTTGTTAAAAAGAAATCTCTTTTATCTTCTGGAATGAGTGTCGTTCCTATTCCAGGACTAGACTTTGGTGTAGATATCAAATTAATGAGAGATATCATCGAAGATGTTAATAAAATTTACGGTCTAGATCACAAACAAGTGAATAATCTAGGTGATGATGTCAGAGAACGCGTATTAGCTGCAGCGGCAATACAAGGAAGTTCATTTGTAGGTAAAAAAGTATCAAGTGCTGTATTGAAAGTTGTAGTAAGAGATATGGCAAAACGTGCTGCTGCCAAACAAACTAAATGGTTCCCAGTGGTAGGACAAGCTGTGTCAGCTTCGATTAGCTATTATTTTATGAATAAACTAGGGCGCGACCACATAGAAAAATGTGAAAAAGTTTTATATGACATTATTTAA
- the purH gene encoding bifunctional phosphoribosylaminoimidazolecarboxamide formyltransferase/IMP cyclohydrolase: protein MKKAILSVSNKSGIVEFAKALSDLDYELYSTGGTKRALEEASVPVKSVSDLTQFPEIMDGRVKTLHPAVHGGILADRDKPEHLEQLSEQHIDLIDMVVVNLYPFQKTVSNPDVTEADAIENIDIGGPTMLRAAAKNFKHVTTIVHPADYNEVIERVKSDRLDEAFRKELMIKVFAHTNEYDHAIVSFFKGDSEQLRYGENPQQSARFVRTSTSKHTIAGAKQLHGKALSYNNIKDADSALSLVKKFNEPAAVAVKHMNPCGVGIGNSIEEAFKNAYDADNQSIFGGIVAINRTVTAELAETLHAIFLEVVIAPRFTDEALDILTKKKNIRLLEIDMTIDNREEEFVSVSGGYLVQDKDNYEVSKEDMKVMTETKPTDAQWEAMLLGWKVIPSVKSNAVILSNAKQTVGIGAGQMNRVGSAKIALERAIEINDNVALISDGFFPMDDTVELAAKHGIKAIIQPGGSIKDQDSIDMANKYGITMVMTGMRHFKH from the coding sequence ATGAAAAAAGCAATTTTAAGTGTTTCAAATAAAAGTGGAATTGTAGAATTTGCTAAAGCATTAAGCGACTTAGATTACGAATTATATTCAACTGGTGGTACGAAACGTGCGCTTGAAGAAGCTTCTGTGCCAGTAAAATCTGTGTCTGATTTAACTCAATTTCCTGAAATTATGGACGGACGCGTTAAAACGTTACATCCAGCGGTACATGGGGGAATTTTAGCCGACCGTGACAAACCTGAACATCTTGAGCAACTATCAGAACAACATATTGATTTAATCGATATGGTAGTCGTAAACTTATATCCTTTTCAAAAAACAGTGTCAAACCCAGATGTAACTGAAGCGGATGCCATTGAAAATATAGATATTGGCGGTCCAACAATGTTACGTGCGGCAGCGAAAAACTTTAAACACGTGACTACAATCGTGCATCCTGCAGATTATAATGAAGTGATTGAACGAGTTAAGTCTGATCGCCTAGATGAAGCGTTTCGTAAAGAATTAATGATTAAAGTATTTGCGCATACAAACGAGTATGACCATGCAATTGTAAGTTTCTTCAAGGGAGATAGCGAACAATTACGTTATGGAGAGAATCCACAACAATCAGCACGCTTTGTTCGCACATCTACAAGCAAACATACCATTGCAGGTGCTAAGCAATTACACGGTAAAGCATTAAGCTACAACAATATTAAAGATGCTGATTCAGCATTATCTTTAGTGAAGAAATTTAATGAACCAGCAGCTGTAGCAGTGAAACATATGAATCCTTGTGGCGTGGGTATAGGCAACTCAATTGAAGAGGCATTCAAAAATGCGTATGATGCGGATAATCAATCTATCTTTGGTGGCATCGTTGCTATAAACAGAACGGTAACGGCTGAACTCGCTGAAACGTTGCATGCTATCTTTTTAGAAGTAGTTATCGCACCAAGATTTACTGATGAAGCGTTAGACATTTTAACTAAAAAGAAAAATATCCGTTTATTAGAAATTGATATGACAATTGATAATAGAGAAGAGGAATTTGTATCAGTGTCAGGCGGTTACTTAGTTCAAGATAAAGATAACTATGAAGTTTCTAAAGAAGATATGAAAGTAATGACTGAAACGAAACCAACAGATGCTCAATGGGAAGCAATGTTACTTGGTTGGAAAGTGATTCCATCTGTAAAAAGTAATGCGGTTATCTTAAGTAATGCGAAACAAACGGTAGGTATCGGCGCTGGACAAATGAATCGTGTAGGCTCTGCGAAAATAGCCTTAGAACGTGCAATTGAAATCAATGATAACGTTGCGTTGATTTCTGACGGATTCTTCCCAATGGATGATACTGTGGAGCTCGCAGCTAAACATGGTATAAAAGCGATTATTCAACCTGGTGGTTCAATTAAAGACCAAGATTCAATCGATATGGCTAATAAATATGGCATTACTATGGTAATGACAGGTATGCGTCACTTTAAACACTAA
- a CDS encoding energy-coupling factor transporter transmembrane component T: protein MFERWKKHYTFVDDVNIITKLLLGVALFCFVIFVHNFDYMIYITILMFIFLLAFNGTAFKITGSFILVSSLFALLSSLFMILYGDGTHMIFKWGIIQISTESIVRGIHLSLRTITVSMFGVLIALTSQIVMIFYSLMQHLKVKPKIAYAFMAAIRMVPLIFTSFIQLRRSLKMRYQMIDASNYRGIKRLKHLLIPILSQNIRRAHQLSVAMESKGFKDGPRTYYYKAPFSYKDILFLFCFVAILIIAFYLSQYLPITGITDARVSEYTA from the coding sequence ATGTTTGAACGCTGGAAAAAACATTATACATTCGTTGATGATGTTAATATCATCACTAAATTATTACTTGGAGTAGCTTTATTCTGCTTTGTTATTTTTGTACATAATTTTGATTATATGATCTATATAACAATATTAATGTTCATTTTTTTACTTGCATTTAATGGTACCGCATTTAAAATTACTGGTTCATTTATATTGGTGTCTTCTTTATTTGCACTATTATCTTCTTTATTTATGATTTTATACGGTGATGGTACACATATGATTTTTAAATGGGGCATTATTCAAATTAGTACTGAAAGTATCGTCAGAGGGATCCACCTATCTTTACGTACAATAACAGTTTCTATGTTTGGGGTTTTAATCGCCTTAACTTCACAAATTGTTATGATTTTTTATAGTTTGATGCAACATTTAAAAGTTAAACCTAAAATTGCTTATGCATTTATGGCTGCGATCAGAATGGTTCCTCTCATTTTCACATCATTTATTCAATTGAGACGTTCGTTAAAAATGCGTTATCAAATGATCGATGCTTCAAATTATAGAGGAATCAAACGTCTAAAACATTTATTAATTCCTATATTAAGTCAAAATATCCGTCGTGCACATCAGCTTTCTGTTGCGATGGAGTCTAAGGGCTTTAAAGATGGTCCAAGAACGTATTATTATAAAGCACCTTTTTCTTATAAAGATATTTTATTTTTATTTTGCTTTGTAGCCATTTTAATAATTGCATTTTACCTTTCACAATACTTACCTATCACTGGGATTACTGATGCTCGTGTATCAGAATATACAGCTTAA
- a CDS encoding class I SAM-dependent rRNA methyltransferase — MKIATLNKGKETKYLNQYPLIDEEDIYQHDHLKEGDLFYLMTESDQYIATAYVGRQHKGLGWVLSYDQNEVINTQFFDSLFKQALEEREYYYHIEGTNAFRLFNAEGDGVGGLTIDNYNGHLLIQWYSRGIYKFRYNVVEAIQNVFEFKSIYEKMRFKDTEYTGGHVLGETPEFPIVIEENFTFYNVDLDDGLMTGIFLDQKEVRKKLRDHFSEDRTILNLFSYTGAFSVIAAQNAEMTTSVDLANRSRALTEENFGLNGIDPKSQYIYVMDTFDFYNYAARHGKQYDTIVIDPPSFARNKKKTFSVQKNYDDLINGALDILEPNGSMLLCTNSSVFPLKSFKNVIKKTLESADVEYEIEEVMGLPKDFKTHPHYKPSKYLKAVFLNIKH, encoded by the coding sequence ATGAAAATAGCAACTTTAAATAAAGGAAAAGAAACAAAATATTTAAATCAGTATCCGTTAATAGATGAAGAAGATATTTACCAACACGACCATTTAAAGGAAGGCGACTTATTTTATTTAATGACAGAAAGTGATCAATACATTGCAACTGCATATGTTGGGCGTCAACATAAAGGTTTAGGATGGGTATTGAGTTATGACCAAAATGAAGTCATTAATACACAGTTTTTCGATAGTTTGTTTAAACAAGCGTTAGAAGAAAGAGAGTATTACTATCATATCGAAGGAACAAATGCGTTCAGATTATTTAATGCTGAGGGTGATGGCGTAGGTGGTCTTACGATTGATAACTATAATGGCCATTTACTTATTCAGTGGTATTCAAGAGGGATTTATAAGTTCCGTTACAACGTGGTTGAAGCTATACAAAACGTATTTGAATTTAAGTCAATTTATGAAAAAATGCGTTTTAAAGATACAGAATATACTGGTGGTCATGTGTTAGGTGAAACGCCAGAATTTCCAATTGTAATCGAAGAAAACTTTACATTTTATAATGTAGATTTAGATGACGGTTTAATGACAGGTATTTTCTTAGACCAAAAAGAAGTGCGTAAAAAATTACGTGATCACTTTTCAGAAGATAGAACAATACTGAACTTATTTAGTTATACAGGTGCTTTTTCAGTCATAGCGGCTCAAAATGCGGAAATGACTACTAGTGTCGATTTAGCAAATCGTTCGCGGGCTCTAACTGAAGAGAACTTTGGACTTAACGGTATTGATCCTAAAAGTCAGTATATATATGTAATGGATACATTCGATTTTTATAATTATGCAGCCCGCCACGGTAAACAATACGATACTATTGTCATTGATCCTCCAAGTTTTGCACGTAATAAGAAGAAAACTTTTTCAGTTCAAAAAAATTACGATGATTTGATTAACGGGGCGTTAGATATTTTAGAACCTAATGGATCAATGTTATTATGTACAAACTCAAGCGTCTTTCCATTAAAATCATTTAAGAATGTGATTAAAAAGACATTAGAATCAGCTGACGTTGAATATGAAATAGAAGAAGTCATGGGCTTACCAAAAGATTTTAAAACACATCCTCATTATAAACCTTCTAAATACTTGAAAGCAGTATTCTTAAATATTAAGCATTAA